From the Brachybacterium sillae genome, the window CGGCGCACGACCACATCGTGCAGGGCGGCGGCAGGGGCGGCAGCGGCTTCGACCATGCTCCGAGCCTAGCGCCGGGAGGCGTCCGCGAGGGTCGCGGCCGGCCGCACTGCGGCGGCTCGTAGACTGGCGCGCGCCGACGACGCCGCCGCAGGAGGTCACCGTGCCGCACCGTCCCGTCCATCTCGCACCCGACGCCGGGTCCCTCACCGCCGACCGGATCCGCGCGGAGATCGACACCCTGGTGGCCGACTCCGGCATCCCCGTGGAGTTCCCGCCGGAGGTCCTCGCCGCCGCCGAGGAGGCTGCCGGACAGGACCCCCACGCCGAGGCCGACCGGGCCGACCTCACCGACATCCCCTTCGTCACCCTCGACCCGGCCTCCTCCACCGACCTCGACCAGGCGATGCACCTGGAGCGCGTCGCCGATGGCTACCGGGTGCGGTACGCCATCGCCGATGTGCCCTTCGTCGTCGACCACGACGGCCCCGTGGATCATGAGGCCCGCCGCCGCGGCGCCACGGTCTACCTTCCCGACCGGCGCATCCCCCTGCATCCCGAAGTGCTCTCCGAGGGGGCCGTCAGCCTGTTGCCCGGGAAGGGCACCCCCGCCTTCGTGTGGACCATCGCCCTCGACGCGCGCGGGGAGGCCTCCGAGGTGCAGCTGGAACGGGCGGTGGTCCGGTCGGTGGCGAAACTCGCCTATGACCAGGCGCAGGACGAGCTCGATGCCGGGGGCGGCCATGAGCAGATGCACCTGCTGCTGGAGATCGGACGTCTGCGGGCCGCCCTGGAGGCGGAACGCGGTGGCGCCAGCCTGAACGTTCCGGAGCAGGAGATCGTCACCGAGGACGACCGGGTGCGACTGACCTGGCGCACGCCCCGCCCGATCGAGGACGCCAACGCCCAGATCTCCCTGCTCACCGGGATGCAGGCGGCCCGGATCATGCTCGATGACGGTGCCGGGATCCTGCGCACCATGCCTCCGGCCGAGGATCGCGCCGTGGAGCGGTTCCGCCGCCAGGCCCGCGCGCTCGGCGCCCCCTGGGAGGACGGCGTGCCCTATGGCGAGTTCCTGCGCTCCCTGACCTGGGAGGACCCCCGGCACCTGGCGCTGCTGAACCAGGCCACGGCGCTCTTCCGCGGCGCCGGTTATGCGGCGTTCACCCGTCCGGAGGAGGCCCCCGAGGATCCGCGTCAGGCCGCGATCGCCGCTCCGTACGCTCACACCACCGCCCCGCTGCGCCGACTGGTCGACCGGTTCGTGCTGCTCACCTGCTGGCATCTGGTGCGCGGGCAGGAGCTGCCGGGGCCCCTGCGGGAGGTGCTGCCGGCCGTGCCGACGATGATGGACAGCGCCGCCGGTGCCGCCGGGAAGCTCGAGCGCGCGGCCCTGGAGCTGGTGGAGATCGCCGCCCTGGTGGGTCGGGAGGGCGAGGAGTTCGACGCCGTCGCGATCGATGTGCGGGAGGCGTCAGCGGCCGCGGAGGGCCGTGAGGCCCGCCCGGCGCGGGTGGAGGTGCAGCTGCAGGAGCCGCCGATCACCGCCTGGGCCGAGGGTGTCGCGGAGCTCGGCACGGCGCTGCGGGTGCGCCTGACGCGGGCCGACCTCGAGCGGCGCCGCGTGCGCTTCGAGATCGTCGCCGGCTGACCCGGACACGCGCCGGACGTCGCGCCGATCCCCACCGGCGGTCCCCACCGGCGGTCCCCACTGCGGGGGTGGCACGCCCCCGATCAGGGACGACCGGCCTCCAGCACCGTCCGGTACACCTCGAGGGTGCGTTCGCCGATGGACTCCCAGGAGAAGTGCTCGGCGGCGTGGCGGCGGGAGGCCTCCCCCATCCGCCGGGCGCGCTCCGGGTCGGCCACCATCCGCGTCAGGGCGGCGGCCAGATCGCGCACGAAGGTGTCCGGGTCGCGGGGCGTCCCGGTGCCGTCCTGCTCCTGATCCAGGTGCACCAGGTCCCCGGTCTCGCCGTCGACCACGACCTCCGGGATGCCGCCGGTGGCGGTGGCGACCACCGGGATCCCACAGGCCATCGCCTCGAGGTTCACGATGCCCAGCGGCTCGTAGACGCTCGGGCACACGAAGGTGGTGGCGTGCGAGAGCACCTGGGTGAGTTCATGCCGCGGCAGATGCTCGGAGATCAGATGCACCCCGGTGCGGGTGCTCTGGAGCTCCCGCACCAGGGAATCGACCTCGGCGGCGATCTCCGGGGTGTCGGGGGCGCCCGCGCACAGCACCACCTGCACCCCGGCGGGCAGTTCCCGGGCGGCGCGCAGGAAGTAGGGCAGTCCCTTCTGGCGGGTGATGCGGCCGACGAACACCACCGTCGGGGCCTCCGGGTCGATACCACGGGCGGTGAGGGCATCGGTGGCGGGGTTCGGCGCCCAGTCGTCGACATCGATGCCGTTGTGCACCACATGCACCCGCTGCGGGTCGACCTGCGGGTAGGAGCGCAGGATGTCCTCGCGCATGCCGGCCGACACCGCGATCAGACCGG encodes:
- the glgA gene encoding glycogen synthase, with amino-acid sequence MRVDLLTKEYPPEVYGGAGVHVAELTRVLRRHIDVQVRCFGGPRDEDGTTAYPEPAELADANAALRTFGTDLAIAADCAGADLLHSHTWYANLAGHLGSLLHGAPHVLSAHSLEPLRPWKAEQLGGGYALSSYAERTAYEGAAGLIAVSAGMREDILRSYPQVDPQRVHVVHNGIDVDDWAPNPATDALTARGIDPEAPTVVFVGRITRQKGLPYFLRAARELPAGVQVVLCAGAPDTPEIAAEVDSLVRELQSTRTGVHLISEHLPRHELTQVLSHATTFVCPSVYEPLGIVNLEAMACGIPVVATATGGIPEVVVDGETGDLVHLDQEQDGTGTPRDPDTFVRDLAAALTRMVADPERARRMGEASRRHAAEHFSWESIGERTLEVYRTVLEAGRP
- a CDS encoding RNB domain-containing ribonuclease, encoding MPHRPVHLAPDAGSLTADRIRAEIDTLVADSGIPVEFPPEVLAAAEEAAGQDPHAEADRADLTDIPFVTLDPASSTDLDQAMHLERVADGYRVRYAIADVPFVVDHDGPVDHEARRRGATVYLPDRRIPLHPEVLSEGAVSLLPGKGTPAFVWTIALDARGEASEVQLERAVVRSVAKLAYDQAQDELDAGGGHEQMHLLLEIGRLRAALEAERGGASLNVPEQEIVTEDDRVRLTWRTPRPIEDANAQISLLTGMQAARIMLDDGAGILRTMPPAEDRAVERFRRQARALGAPWEDGVPYGEFLRSLTWEDPRHLALLNQATALFRGAGYAAFTRPEEAPEDPRQAAIAAPYAHTTAPLRRLVDRFVLLTCWHLVRGQELPGPLREVLPAVPTMMDSAAGAAGKLERAALELVEIAALVGREGEEFDAVAIDVREASAAAEGREARPARVEVQLQEPPITAWAEGVAELGTALRVRLTRADLERRRVRFEIVAG